A single Musa acuminata AAA Group cultivar baxijiao chromosome BXJ2-1, Cavendish_Baxijiao_AAA, whole genome shotgun sequence DNA region contains:
- the LOC135597912 gene encoding high mobility group B protein 9-like encodes VIEEKRWREVIAAFKFPPTTTSASFVLRRYYLSLLHHYEQVYYFRIQGPLVPPAASSQTRATPSKLDHSVVVSDSTMQTPKARKRALPEPQSKGPYNFTVTGSIDGKFEYGYMVTVKIGAETLRGVLYRVQQEQPSAASSSSLAAAAAAAADTSHAADVAAVTRTRRRRRRGWRRRDPAHPKPNRSAYNFFFAETHSKLKSLHPHREREFSKMIGESWSKLSEEERLVRWPSSLMASYILPCTIIIIIIECLACCVPTLSQVYQDYGLKDKERYKMEMQEYKERLKLAQPKEVTVARAEPSSEVVTEEVKESADGH; translated from the exons GTGATCGAGGAGAAGAGATGGAGGGAAGTGATTGCGGCATTCAAGTTTCCACCCACCACCACCAGCGCTTCCTTCGTGCTGAGGAGGTACTACCTGAGCTTGCTCCACCACTACGAGCAGGTCTACTACTTCCGGATCCAGGGGCCTCTGGTTCCCCCGGCAG CTTCTTCCCAAACCAGGGCAACTCCCAGCAAGCTTGACCACAGCGTCGTCGTCTCCGACTCCACCATGCAGACCCCCAAAGCTCGGAAAAGAGCGCTTCCTGAGCCACAGAGCAAAG gGCCTTACAATTTCACGGTTACGGGGTCGATCGATGGGAAGTTCGAGTATGGATATATGGTGACGGTGAAGATAGGCGCCGAGACACTGCGAGGTGTGCTTTATCGTGTCCAGCAAGAACAGCCTTCGGCAGCGTCTTCGTCCTctttggcagcagcagcagcagcagccgccgACACTTCTCACGCCGCTGACGTCGCCGCCGTAACAAGAACAAGGCGTAGGCGGAGGAGGGGGTGGAGGCGCCGCGACCCCGCCCACCCGAAACCAAACCGGAGCGCCTACAACTTCTTCTTCGCCGAGACGCACTCCAAGCTGAAATCTCTCCACCCTCACAGGGAAAGAGAGTTCAGCAAGATGATCGGGGAGTCCTGGAGCAAGCTCAGTGAAGAGGAAAGATTGGTGCGTTGGCCTTCTTCTCTGATGGCTTCATATATACTGCCAtgtaccatcatcatcatcatcatcgagtgCCTCGCATGTTGTGTTCCTACTCTTTCCCAGGTATATCAAGATTATGGATTGAAGGACAAGGAGAGATACAAGATGGAGATGCAGGAATACAAGGAGAGATTGAAGCTTGCGCAGCCAAAGGAAGTGACGGTGGCAAGGGCTGAGCCATCATCAGAAGTTGTAACTGAAGAAGTGAAGGAATCAGCTGATGGGCATTAA